A window of Ranitomeya variabilis isolate aRanVar5 chromosome 2, aRanVar5.hap1, whole genome shotgun sequence contains these coding sequences:
- the LOC143806050 gene encoding uncharacterized protein LOC143806050 isoform X2 — translation MEYAKKTLVFLTLCALVGAQRVENNLEILVSVPSSHIGDTEIVSSPTSLSGPSIRSTIVLGKNQTLCMNSADPSCNAIQEPKADLSLSFTPVRDNVPAFTFSRLSISESHQFDITVDAKVTVNPQKITSGSGGSGQITVILNINYNTATTTTGSFSSGKVSPTLFRYNGIYRTTVTDTKPDGNGQGNGQGNGQSALRCGPLSALIVLALLPVLLLK, via the exons ATGGAATATGCAAAGAAAACCCTGGTTTTCCTTACTCTCTGTGCACTTG TTGGAGCCCAACGGGTTGAGAACAATCTAGAAATTTTGGTTTCTGTCCCGTCAAGCCACATTGGAGACACAGAGATTGTGTCATCTCCTACATCTTTGTCAGGCCCTTCTATAAGGTCCACCATTGTACTAGGGAAGAACCAAACCCTGTGCATGAATTCCGCCGATCCAAGCTGCAACGCAATCCAAGAGCCAAAAGCCGATCTGTCTTTGTCTTTCACCCCAGTTAGAGATAATGTTCCTGCTTTTACCTTTTCCAGGTTGTCCATTAGTGAATCGCATCAATTTGACATCACTGTTGATGCAAAAGTCACTGTCAATCCCCAGAAAATTACCAGCGGAAGTGGTGGCAGTGGCCAAATCACAGTCATTCTAAATATTAACTATAATACAGCCACTACCACAACGGGCTCATTCAGCTCAGGGAAAGTCTCTCCAACATTATTTCGATATAATGGTATATATCGGACAACTGTTACCGACACGAAACCAGACGGT AATGGACAAGGAAATGGACAAGGAAATGGACAATCCGCCCTGC GCTGTGGTCCTTTGAGCGCTCTCATAGTCCTGGCTCTGCTTCCAGTTTTGCTTCTTAAGTGA
- the LOC143806050 gene encoding uncharacterized protein LOC143806050 isoform X1 produces the protein MEYAKKTLVFLTLCALVGAQRVENNLEILVSVPSSHIGDTEIVSSPTSLSGPSIRSTIVLGKNQTLCMNSADPSCNAIQEPKADLSLSFTPVRDNVPAFTFSRLSISESHQFDITVDAKVTVNPQKITSGSGGSGQITVILNINYNTATTTTGSFSSGKVSPTLFRYNGIYRTTVTDTKPDGNGQGNGQGNGQENGQGNGQGNGQSALRCGPLSALIVLALLPVLLLK, from the exons ATGGAATATGCAAAGAAAACCCTGGTTTTCCTTACTCTCTGTGCACTTG TTGGAGCCCAACGGGTTGAGAACAATCTAGAAATTTTGGTTTCTGTCCCGTCAAGCCACATTGGAGACACAGAGATTGTGTCATCTCCTACATCTTTGTCAGGCCCTTCTATAAGGTCCACCATTGTACTAGGGAAGAACCAAACCCTGTGCATGAATTCCGCCGATCCAAGCTGCAACGCAATCCAAGAGCCAAAAGCCGATCTGTCTTTGTCTTTCACCCCAGTTAGAGATAATGTTCCTGCTTTTACCTTTTCCAGGTTGTCCATTAGTGAATCGCATCAATTTGACATCACTGTTGATGCAAAAGTCACTGTCAATCCCCAGAAAATTACCAGCGGAAGTGGTGGCAGTGGCCAAATCACAGTCATTCTAAATATTAACTATAATACAGCCACTACCACAACGGGCTCATTCAGCTCAGGGAAAGTCTCTCCAACATTATTTCGATATAATGGTATATATCGGACAACTGTTACCGACACGAAACCAGACGGTAATGGACAAGGAAATGGACAAGGAAATGGACAAGAAAATGGACAAGGAAATGGACAAGGAAATGGACAATCCGCCCTGC GCTGTGGTCCTTTGAGCGCTCTCATAGTCCTGGCTCTGCTTCCAGTTTTGCTTCTTAAGTGA